A single region of the Chrysoperla carnea chromosome 5, inChrCarn1.1, whole genome shotgun sequence genome encodes:
- the LOC123299987 gene encoding uncharacterized protein LOC123299987 has translation MKICLKQFIVMYLLCISFVLCSISCDGRSVLPSRSKPGSMLFLGDPTSKMGVDMHSNWMYPKEDSTPSWLLPKVNQDSSSIFPSLFSSESSQVPSYQYPIPTVQPNYYQIPNAPSYPTSFEYQTPQFPDRLQENLNSWNQYQSPLTTGGVSGLSISDLLSGSGSFGGGSSYGSGSSYGGNSGLRLPSSFNRQPEIVITEFPSRYDKFEPFYPSMNSNMGKYISPMYNSAYGKASSSAQASSMPNIPSSGGWPVYGSLDGFDRSSLSANSGLRRNFGNDDSVNGGSKATEAAAPKGVANEPKGVESDSRRFLSSTVESKREQETKSVAPREDTKSATNNNSNPPSARRSNTQIGKAAESKNVATAQQQSDEMPQNDNLEIDTRLDLSSLDKDTTQNE, from the exons atgaaaatttgtttgaaacaatttatcgtcatgtatttattatgtatttcgTTTGTGTTGTGTTCTATTTCTTGTGATGGGC GATCTGTTCTTCCATCTCGATCCAAACCAGGAAGTATGTTGTTTCTAGGAGATCCAACATCAAAGATGGGTGTTGATATGCATTCGAATTGGATGTACCCGAAAGAAGATTCAACACCAAGCTGGTTGTTGCCGAAAGTCAATCAAGATTCCTCATCAATTTTTCCAAGTTTGTTTTCTTCAGAATCTTCACAAGTGCCTTCATACCAGTATCCAATACCTACAGTACAACCAAACTATTACCAAATACCAAACGCACCCTCTTATCCTACATCCTTTGAATATCAAACACCACAATTCCCAGATAGAttacaagaaaatttgaattcatGGAATCAATATCAATCACCACTCACCACCGGTGGTGTAAGTGGTTTATCAATAAGCGACTTATTGAGCGGAAGCGGTAGTTTTGGTGGAGGTAGCAGTTACGGTAGTGGTAGTAGTTATGGTGGAAATAGTGGCTTACGTTTACCATCATCATTTAATCGTCAACCAGAAATCGTAATAACTGAATTTCCATCAAGATATGATAAATTCGAACCATTTTATCCATCAATGAATTCGAATATGGGTAAATATATTTCTCCAATGTATAATTCAGCATATGGTAAAGCTTCGTCTTCGGCTCAAGCATCATCGATGCCCAATATTCCCAGCAGTGGTGGTTGGCCTGTTTATGGCAGTTtag ATGGCTTCGATAGATCATCACTATCTGCCAATTCTGGTTTACGTCGTAATTTCGGTAACGATGATAGTGTTAATGGTGGTTCAAAAGCTACAGAAGCCGCCGCACCCAAAGGTGTAGCAAATGAGCCTAAAGGTGTTGAAAGTGATTCACGGCGCTTTTTAAGTAGTACCGTTGAGTCGAAAAGAGAACAAGAAACAAAATCTGTCGCTCCCAGAGAAGACACTAAATCAGctactaataataattctaacCCCCCGAGTGCACGTCGAAGTAATACACAAATTGGAAAAGCCGCTGAATCAAAAAATGTAGCAACAGCTCAACAACAAAGTGATGAAATGCCTCAAAATGACAATTTAGAAATCGATACTCGATTGGATTTATCATCGTTGGATAAAGATACAACGCAAAATGAATAA